One window of Chloroflexus aggregans DSM 9485 genomic DNA carries:
- a CDS encoding ROK family protein → MKDLPTLIGERLTQNLWGVLGNQGYILGIDLGSYGLRVALVDLQHHTYHNAAIELVEYEDPDATVKRVVELARGLMAHTGATIDRLVRVGVGFSGPVDLRYGTVRLAPRRPGWENYPLQERFEQAFDTVTLIDNDANLIALGEATFGIGKGCQHLFYFHLSTGVGGGAVLNGRLYHGAHSMAGEIGHAVVGHGWDGDGRPETLEELVSIGGVLRRAAAGGLTTDRLEDIFSDHPVARRVVQYTVDLMATRIAQVIALLDPEMVVLGGIVVRIGGDRFVEAIASKVNNFIAPQFTRPVPVVASILGPDSVAIGAVAMALDSLSD, encoded by the coding sequence ATGAAAGATCTGCCTACCCTGATCGGTGAACGGTTGACGCAGAACCTGTGGGGCGTTCTCGGCAATCAAGGTTATATTCTGGGGATCGATCTCGGTAGTTACGGTTTGCGGGTAGCGTTGGTCGATCTCCAGCATCATACCTATCACAATGCAGCGATCGAATTGGTCGAGTATGAAGATCCTGACGCCACGGTTAAGCGTGTCGTTGAACTGGCACGAGGCCTGATGGCTCATACCGGCGCAACCATCGATCGGTTGGTACGGGTTGGTGTCGGTTTTAGTGGACCGGTCGATCTACGCTATGGTACGGTGCGCTTAGCACCCCGGCGGCCCGGTTGGGAAAATTACCCTCTTCAGGAACGGTTTGAGCAAGCGTTTGATACCGTCACCCTGATCGATAATGATGCGAACTTGATCGCACTCGGTGAGGCGACGTTTGGGATTGGGAAGGGATGCCAACATCTCTTCTACTTCCACCTCAGTACCGGTGTCGGTGGTGGTGCGGTGTTGAACGGTCGTCTTTATCACGGCGCACACTCAATGGCCGGCGAAATCGGGCATGCGGTCGTCGGGCACGGATGGGATGGTGATGGTCGTCCGGAGACGCTCGAAGAGTTAGTTTCGATTGGGGGGGTGTTACGGCGAGCTGCTGCTGGAGGACTCACTACCGATCGGTTGGAAGACATCTTTAGCGATCACCCGGTGGCGCGTCGGGTTGTGCAGTATACCGTCGATTTGATGGCTACCCGGATTGCCCAGGTCATTGCACTCCTTGATCCTGAAATGGTCGTGCTGGGTGGAATTGTCGTTCGGATTGGCGGCGATCGCTTCGTTGAGGCGATTGCGTCGAAGGTAAACAATTTTATTGCGCCACAATTTACCCGTCCGGTGCCGGTCGTTGCCTCGATTCTTGGCCCCGATAGTGTAGCGATTGGGGCAGTTGCGATGGCACTCGATAGTTTATCGGATTAA
- a CDS encoding type III PLP-dependent enzyme domain-containing protein produces the protein MTATTGTLADEVWRLMTAQGILFAVDAPIRQTLSNLVEFFAARLQRDPDSVRAELEAALAADERFTREEINGQVVFVTSRQGRYVPPETTDTHTFKQRLYEPEKPLPIDDLSVVVSTSRPALTTVEPVYISDYWIEQARLVAAAKAAEQVAPVEAPAPAEGAPVVVEQPVAEVKPSPAVAEVATPPVEVETTAEVVGSSEPAVTEPVATEVALPSEPAEPSTVIVVEGVAIDLRLSPAEIVAEHGSLLERVLTERLEQDPLRRIVSFGRLHYPEANLVSFGKNDLRKIRDYIIERNEPLLDTEIIADLYYHNPRQPDYEAFRFSLNYRLSREKDFEFVGVEGANIWSTKGLPSIGSKRVKAAEMGQLTSYLIEGFDDSLADQSAEAIAASGSVTRFLTFFEWEYGVLPLDAAMTALLPKPVFADQRSAVLRFDSPQHFSSYLVEVRYPTGNRGGWLQGLEDFFHEHLVPGALITISRTDAVNVFSIGYEEADETTARLLTFDEKKNKFSFANMTFYCMVDDDLLPEQNRYGKLRNLKAFAMGERRKAEMILEHVCETMGERSGSRDQPMYRVTFDDVFIAYNVLRPASRSFLQALLDSHPSVAADPAAPGSFLFTPPPVERGADEAEDEEDLPIQPTLRRRSGRYIEDDE, from the coding sequence ATGACCGCCACAACTGGAACGTTGGCCGATGAAGTATGGCGACTAATGACCGCGCAAGGTATCCTCTTCGCCGTTGATGCCCCTATCCGCCAGACCCTCAGCAATCTGGTTGAGTTTTTTGCTGCCCGGCTCCAACGCGATCCTGATAGTGTGCGTGCTGAACTCGAAGCTGCTCTTGCTGCCGATGAGCGGTTTACTCGAGAGGAGATAAACGGTCAGGTCGTATTCGTTACCTCGCGGCAAGGGCGTTACGTTCCGCCCGAAACAACTGATACCCATACATTTAAACAGCGTCTCTACGAGCCGGAGAAACCACTACCGATTGACGATCTGAGCGTTGTGGTGTCGACATCACGTCCGGCATTAACGACGGTAGAGCCGGTGTATATCTCGGATTATTGGATTGAGCAGGCCCGGTTGGTAGCGGCTGCCAAAGCTGCCGAACAAGTGGCGCCGGTGGAAGCGCCTGCACCGGCTGAAGGAGCGCCGGTTGTGGTTGAGCAGCCGGTCGCCGAAGTGAAGCCATCACCGGCTGTAGCCGAGGTGGCGACGCCGCCGGTGGAAGTCGAGACGACGGCAGAGGTAGTTGGGTCGTCTGAGCCGGCTGTAACTGAGCCGGTAGCTACCGAAGTCGCGCTGCCATCCGAACCTGCCGAGCCGAGCACGGTGATCGTTGTCGAGGGTGTCGCGATTGATCTACGTCTCTCGCCAGCCGAGATAGTTGCTGAACACGGCTCGCTGCTTGAGCGTGTTCTGACCGAGCGGCTTGAGCAAGACCCATTGCGGCGCATCGTGAGCTTTGGTCGCTTGCATTATCCTGAGGCGAACCTTGTCAGCTTTGGTAAAAACGATCTCCGCAAGATTCGCGACTACATTATCGAACGGAACGAGCCGCTTCTCGATACCGAGATCATCGCCGACCTCTACTATCATAATCCGCGTCAACCCGATTACGAAGCCTTCCGTTTCTCGCTCAACTACCGCTTGTCGCGCGAGAAGGATTTTGAGTTTGTTGGGGTTGAAGGGGCAAATATCTGGTCAACGAAGGGTTTGCCCTCGATTGGCTCGAAGCGCGTGAAGGCGGCAGAGATGGGTCAGTTGACATCCTATCTCATCGAGGGCTTTGACGATAGTCTCGCCGATCAGAGTGCTGAGGCGATTGCCGCAAGTGGGAGTGTGACGCGCTTCCTGACCTTCTTTGAATGGGAGTACGGCGTGCTGCCACTCGATGCGGCGATGACTGCCCTGTTGCCGAAACCGGTCTTCGCCGATCAACGAAGTGCCGTTCTGCGCTTCGATTCGCCACAGCACTTTAGCTCGTATTTGGTAGAAGTCCGTTATCCGACCGGTAACCGCGGTGGGTGGTTGCAAGGACTAGAGGACTTCTTCCACGAGCATCTTGTACCCGGTGCGCTGATCACGATTAGTCGTACCGATGCTGTGAATGTCTTTTCGATCGGCTATGAAGAGGCCGATGAAACGACGGCACGCTTGCTGACGTTCGACGAAAAGAAGAATAAGTTCTCCTTCGCGAATATGACCTTCTACTGCATGGTTGATGACGATCTGCTGCCTGAGCAGAATCGCTACGGCAAGCTGCGCAATCTGAAGGCGTTTGCGATGGGTGAACGGCGTAAGGCAGAGATGATCCTCGAGCACGTGTGCGAAACGATGGGGGAACGGAGTGGGAGTCGTGACCAGCCCATGTACCGGGTGACGTTTGATGATGTGTTCATTGCGTACAATGTGCTGCGTCCGGCGTCACGCTCATTTCTACAAGCACTCCTCGATAGTCACCCCTCTGTCGCTGCCGATCCGGCTGCACCGGGGAGTTTCCTCTTCACCCCGCCGCCGGTGGAGAGGGGAGCTGATGAAGCCGAGGATGAGGAAGATTTGCCGATTCAGCCGACTTTGCGCCGGCGCAGTGGTCGCTATATCGAAGACGATGAGTAG
- a CDS encoding PIG-L deacetylase family protein translates to MPFVTEQAATLPDGYRHIVLSPHLDDAALSCGGFIARATALGEPVLVVNICSGSPPPDTEFSPFAQSLHARWGLPPATVVAHRRVEDAAALGVLGADALLVPALDAIYRRPDVYADETKLFAVPASDDDLADVVRTLIASLTERYARASFYLPLGVGLHVDHQLVFSAATAALLETGVSYAYYEDFPYARQEAAVEQRMTMIGRERYTPRYVPLDEVLLTRKITAISAYASQLGVLFGGTAAMPAAVTEYAMRVAPQNMRYAERQWVRV, encoded by the coding sequence ATGCCGTTTGTTACCGAACAGGCCGCGACATTGCCCGACGGCTATCGTCATATCGTGTTGTCGCCGCATCTTGATGATGCGGCGCTTTCCTGTGGAGGCTTTATTGCCCGCGCTACCGCTCTCGGTGAACCGGTCTTGGTGGTAAATATCTGTAGTGGTAGCCCACCACCGGATACCGAGTTTAGCCCGTTTGCCCAATCGTTGCATGCCCGCTGGGGTTTGCCACCGGCCACGGTCGTTGCTCACCGACGAGTTGAAGATGCTGCGGCGCTGGGTGTACTTGGCGCCGATGCCTTGCTTGTCCCCGCACTGGATGCGATTTATCGCCGACCCGATGTCTATGCCGATGAGACGAAGCTGTTTGCCGTTCCGGCCTCTGATGATGATCTGGCCGATGTGGTTCGTACACTCATCGCTAGCTTAACCGAACGCTACGCGCGGGCCAGTTTTTATCTTCCCTTAGGTGTTGGCCTCCATGTCGATCATCAACTGGTCTTTAGCGCGGCAACTGCTGCGTTACTTGAAACAGGTGTCTCCTATGCTTATTACGAGGATTTTCCTTATGCGCGGCAGGAAGCAGCCGTTGAGCAACGCATGACGATGATCGGACGTGAACGTTATACACCGCGCTATGTTCCGCTCGATGAGGTATTGCTTACGCGCAAGATAACCGCGATCTCGGCGTATGCCAGTCAATTGGGTGTGCTCTTCGGCGGTACGGCGGCGATGCCGGCGGCCGTTACCGAATACGCAATGCGCGTTGCACCGCAGAATATGCGCTATGCCGAGCGACAATGGGTACGGGTATGA
- a CDS encoding HEAT repeat domain-containing protein, with product MIKPTFAERVAQLETSDKAPTRLDLKLLANLGPESVYIFWEQWRTFSLERRRHIMRLLAEMAEEQIQLDYRPVFRACLADQDPEIRVLAIEGLWEDDHEQMMDRLIQMIHDPAGEVRAAALLSLARFAYRAEIGELAASACERLHAALLAAANDETQPLEVRRRAIEALGYFATSHAAQDAIGRAYHAEDILMRESAVLAMGRSMLPTWMPYIKRELQSPSPALRYEAARAVGEFGEDGRDLLPLLLPLVEEEDTEIALAAIWALGQVGGPDARRILQRLSRSRDETRAQAAQDALAELDFDTL from the coding sequence ATGATCAAACCAACGTTTGCTGAACGTGTTGCTCAGCTTGAAACGAGTGACAAAGCGCCAACTCGCCTCGATCTGAAATTGCTGGCGAACCTTGGTCCTGAAAGTGTCTACATTTTTTGGGAACAGTGGCGTACATTTAGTCTCGAACGGCGACGCCATATCATGCGTCTGCTTGCCGAGATGGCAGAAGAGCAGATCCAGCTTGATTACCGTCCGGTGTTCCGCGCCTGTCTGGCCGATCAAGACCCCGAAATCCGGGTGCTGGCTATTGAAGGGTTGTGGGAAGATGACCACGAACAGATGATGGATCGACTGATTCAGATGATCCACGACCCGGCGGGTGAGGTGCGAGCTGCGGCATTGCTCAGCCTCGCTCGTTTTGCCTATCGTGCCGAGATCGGTGAATTGGCGGCAAGTGCATGTGAACGCTTGCATGCAGCATTACTTGCGGCTGCCAATGATGAGACTCAGCCGCTCGAGGTGCGGCGGCGGGCTATTGAGGCCCTTGGTTACTTTGCCACGTCGCATGCTGCCCAAGATGCTATCGGGCGGGCATACCATGCGGAGGACATTCTCATGCGTGAGAGTGCTGTCTTGGCGATGGGGCGCTCAATGCTACCGACTTGGATGCCGTATATCAAACGCGAGTTGCAAAGCCCGTCGCCGGCGTTACGCTACGAAGCGGCACGTGCGGTCGGTGAATTTGGTGAAGATGGGCGTGATTTGCTGCCGTTACTCTTGCCGTTGGTGGAAGAGGAAGATACTGAAATAGCCCTTGCTGCGATTTGGGCGCTCGGTCAGGTGGGTGGCCCAGATGCACGCCGGATTTTGCAACGGCTGTCTCGTTCACGGGATGAAACCCGTGCGCAGGCGGCCCAAGATGCGCTTGCCGAACTCGATTTTGATACCCTCTGA
- a CDS encoding sulfite oxidase-like oxidoreductase, whose translation MFNPFKRKEPSDQDKRVPPGQYVTEKFPVLHYGTVPQYTNVEEQWDLRCWGELAEPVRFSFSEFRALPTVTIKTDIHCVTRWSKLDTVWEGVSFREFLRHIPPLKPSARFVVAHSEQGYTANLPLDVLLDDDVLLAYKYDNQELTPEHGYPLRLLVPKKYFWKSAKWLRGLEFLDHDRLGFWERYGYNNNADPWREERYADD comes from the coding sequence TCAAGCGGAAGGAGCCATCTGATCAGGATAAGCGTGTTCCACCGGGGCAATATGTCACTGAAAAATTTCCGGTGTTGCATTACGGAACCGTCCCTCAGTATACCAATGTTGAAGAGCAATGGGATCTGCGCTGTTGGGGAGAATTAGCTGAGCCGGTTCGGTTCAGTTTTAGTGAATTTCGCGCTTTGCCGACGGTGACGATCAAGACCGATATCCATTGTGTGACGCGCTGGAGCAAACTCGACACGGTGTGGGAAGGTGTCAGTTTTCGTGAATTTCTGCGTCATATTCCACCACTCAAACCATCAGCGCGGTTTGTCGTTGCCCACAGCGAACAGGGTTATACGGCGAATCTTCCGCTCGATGTGTTGCTCGATGATGATGTTCTGTTGGCTTACAAGTATGATAACCAAGAGCTGACCCCTGAGCACGGGTATCCGTTGCGCTTATTGGTCCCCAAGAAGTACTTCTGGAAGAGTGCAAAGTGGCTGCGTGGTTTGGAGTTCCTCGATCACGACCGGCTTGGTTTTTGGGAACGCTACGGCTATAACAACAACGCCGATCCATGGCGTGAAGAGCGATATGCCGACGATTGA
- a CDS encoding lamin tail domain-containing protein: MRWGVITLLILGLVGGWWQPSYAQLPSVLINEVMHYPSTGSEWVELYNPGVLPIDLSAWRIDDATIGGLHTIIAEGTIIPSGGLLVIELSNPILNNNDPDQVQLSDRFGNLIDQSPLAIVPRDQTIARQPDGSPYWQIGPPSRSVWNGGVAPTMIVPSATSETVTAAVTMTATGTSTPTAIIATDTSTPTATTVTVPPTETATVTATAPPTETATATVPPTETATATATALATETATPTVTATATPAIDQVIITEIAAAGEVEWIELTNRGAGTVVVTGWVLERVSSSGSSVRRALPDLTLAPGVYVVVEVPRGTLPDSGGELRLWWGATAMSTAVTYPALIATTVYARREVAAEVWEVSTVATPGAANVFPSPTATAPPTETATATATALATETATATSAVDQVIITEIAAAGEVEWIELTNRGAGTVVVTGWVLARVSSSGSSVRRALPDLTLAPGVYVVVEVPRGTLPDSGGELRLWWGETAMSTAVTYPALTATTVYARREVAAEVWEVSTVATPGAANVFPSPTATAPPTETATATATALATETATPTVTATATPAIDQVIITEIAAAGEVEWIELTNRGAGTVVVTGWVLERVSSSGSSVRRALPDLTLAPGVYVVVEVPRGTLPDSGGELRLWWGATAMSTAVTYPALTATTVYARREVAAEMWEVSTVATPGAANVFPSPTATATATLPPSVPATNPPTVTKTPTASNTPTNTKTPTATKTPTATKTPTATKTPTATKTPTATKTPTVTRTPTAIASVIATAWPVGGVVINALLPIPESGQSEWIELANQLTIPVQLGGWFITDASGQRRLLSEQELMAGATVRIPLSRALLNNSGDSVQLHDPLGTVIDTFQYSTASVGSIIWRQPALSVSEEAVLVATDLPPSSPKPVVTVFTVPIDRRPASLLPRVPVASSLPTTLVVTPAITSLPVVTSECTTCAQPNWSVSRIAAAILGVLSLLLFVVEPTSVKTAQRDQDML; the protein is encoded by the coding sequence ATGCGTTGGGGGGTCATCACACTTCTGATCTTGGGCTTAGTCGGTGGTTGGTGGCAACCATCGTATGCCCAGCTTCCATCGGTCCTCATCAACGAGGTTATGCATTATCCATCGACCGGTTCAGAATGGGTAGAACTCTATAACCCCGGCGTGTTGCCAATCGATCTCAGTGCCTGGCGGATTGATGATGCTACGATTGGTGGCCTCCATACGATCATTGCTGAGGGTACGATTATCCCATCCGGTGGTTTGTTGGTTATTGAGCTGTCTAACCCGATACTCAACAATAACGATCCGGATCAAGTTCAATTGAGTGACCGCTTCGGTAACTTGATCGACCAGAGTCCGTTAGCGATAGTGCCACGCGATCAAACCATCGCTCGCCAACCTGATGGGAGTCCGTATTGGCAGATCGGCCCACCGTCACGATCGGTATGGAATGGTGGCGTAGCACCGACAATGATAGTTCCGTCCGCGACAAGTGAAACGGTGACCGCTGCCGTGACGATGACGGCTACCGGCACGTCCACGCCTACCGCGATAATTGCCACCGACACATCCACACCAACTGCGACAACAGTCACCGTACCGCCAACCGAAACAGCGACGGTGACTGCTACGGCACCGCCAACTGAAACAGCGACTGCTACGGTACCGCCAACCGAAACAGCGACGGCGACTGCCACCGCACTGGCAACCGAAACGGCGACCCCGACGGTCACGGCGACGGCAACACCGGCGATCGACCAGGTCATCATCACCGAGATTGCGGCAGCGGGTGAGGTGGAATGGATTGAGCTGACCAACCGGGGTGCGGGTACGGTGGTCGTGACCGGGTGGGTCTTGGAGCGGGTGAGCAGCAGTGGCAGCAGTGTGCGGCGCGCGCTCCCCGACCTCACGCTCGCGCCGGGAGTGTATGTCGTGGTCGAGGTGCCGCGCGGGACGCTCCCGGATAGCGGCGGCGAACTGCGGTTGTGGTGGGGCGCGACGGCGATGAGTACGGCAGTGACGTACCCGGCGCTGATCGCCACGACGGTCTATGCGCGGCGTGAGGTCGCTGCCGAGGTGTGGGAGGTCAGTACGGTTGCGACGCCGGGCGCGGCGAATGTCTTTCCCTCGCCGACAGCGACTGCACCGCCAACCGAAACAGCGACGGCGACTGCCACCGCACTGGCAACCGAAACGGCGACGGCAACATCGGCGGTCGACCAGGTCATCATCACCGAGATTGCGGCAGCGGGTGAGGTGGAATGGATTGAGCTGACCAACCGGGGTGCGGGTACGGTGGTCGTGACCGGGTGGGTCTTAGCGCGGGTCAGCAGCAGCGGCAGCAGCGTGCGGCGCGCGCTCCCCGACCTCACGCTCGCGCCGGGAGTGTATGTCGTGGTCGAGGTGCCGCGCGGGACGCTCCCGGATAGCGGCGGCGAGCTGCGGTTGTGGTGGGGTGAGACGGCGATGAGTACGGCGGTGACGTACCCGGCGCTGACCGCCACGACGGTCTATGCGCGGCGTGAGGTCGCTGCCGAGGTGTGGGAGGTCAGTACGGTTGCGACGCCGGGCGCGGCGAATGTCTTTCCCTCGCCGACAGCGACTGCACCGCCAACCGAAACAGCGACGGCGACTGCCACCGCACTGGCAACCGAAACGGCGACCCCGACGGTCACGGCGACGGCAACACCGGCGATCGACCAGGTCATCATCACCGAGATTGCGGCAGCGGGTGAGGTGGAATGGATTGAGCTGACCAACCGGGGTGCGGGTACGGTGGTCGTGACCGGGTGGGTCTTGGAGCGGGTGAGCAGCAGTGGCAGCAGTGTGCGGCGCGCGCTCCCCGACCTCACGCTCGCGCCGGGAGTGTATGTCGTGGTCGAGGTGCCGCGCGGGACGCTCCCGGATAGCGGCGGCGAACTGCGGTTGTGGTGGGGCGCGACGGCGATGAGTACGGCAGTGACGTACCCGGCGCTGACCGCCACGACGGTCTACGCGCGGCGTGAGGTCGCTGCCGAGATGTGGGAGGTCAGTACGGTTGCGACGCCGGGCGCGGCGAATGTCTTTCCCTCGCCGACAGCGACTGCTACGGCAACGCTTCCGCCTAGTGTGCCAGCGACTAACCCGCCCACAGTAACCAAGACTCCCACTGCTTCCAATACCCCGACCAACACAAAAACACCGACGGCGACGAAAACACCGACGGCGACGAAGACTCCCACCGCTACGAAAACACCGACGGCGACGAAGACTCCCACCGCTACGAAAACACCGACGGTGACGAGAACACCAACAGCGATTGCAAGCGTTATCGCGACCGCTTGGCCAGTGGGAGGTGTAGTGATCAATGCGTTGTTGCCGATCCCAGAGAGCGGGCAGAGTGAATGGATTGAACTCGCCAATCAACTGACGATACCGGTTCAGCTCGGTGGTTGGTTTATCACCGATGCTAGCGGTCAGCGTCGGTTGCTCTCTGAACAGGAATTGATGGCAGGGGCAACAGTGCGGATTCCACTTTCACGGGCGTTGCTGAACAACAGTGGCGATAGTGTGCAATTACACGATCCGCTAGGTACGGTGATTGACACTTTCCAGTATTCAACCGCATCGGTTGGTAGTATCATCTGGCGACAGCCGGCTTTGTCAGTATCTGAGGAGGCAGTGCTCGTTGCCACCGACCTACCACCATCCTCACCGAAACCGGTCGTGACGGTGTTCACCGTACCCATCGATCGCCGGCCTGCCTCATTATTACCCCGTGTGCCGGTCGCCAGCTCTCTACCCACCACGTTGGTTGTCACCCCAGCAATCACATCGTTGCCGGTTGTAACGAGTGAATGCACTACGTGTGCGCAACCAAACTGGTCTGTGTCACGGATCGCTGCTGCTATTTTGGGTGTTCTCTCCCTCCTGCTCTTTGTTGTCGAACCAACATCGGTGAAAACTGCGCAACGCGATCAGGATATGCTATAA
- a CDS encoding lipid II:glycine glycyltransferase FemX gives MRWFIGIPDQVQWDAFVAAHPHGNLLQASPWGRLKERFGWHCHRLAVFDSMGTPVAGCQVLFRRAYGLAFGYVPRGPLLAGDPAIDDQLIRALRWLGWRMAAVLIRLEPNVLLDEPHATTLMDWVHRHRWPIAETIQPRSTILVDLQPTEEALFAACSKGHRADIRRAERLGVTVRVGDETDLTTFYTIMQATGSRASFAIHSPAYYTAAWRLHQPHARLLIAEHDGEPVAAHLVFADTRYGRYLYSGATDAGLRSGANHLLEWHAMRWARALGCIGYDLWGIPDALGQAAYAPDEQTRLALEQAAHHDPLIGVYRFKKGFGGRIVRFVPAFDVVLMPPLYALARRVLGG, from the coding sequence ATGAGGTGGTTCATCGGCATTCCCGATCAGGTGCAGTGGGATGCCTTCGTCGCTGCTCATCCGCACGGTAATTTGTTGCAGGCGAGTCCGTGGGGTAGGCTGAAAGAACGGTTTGGCTGGCATTGCCACCGGTTGGCGGTGTTCGATTCGATGGGGACCCCTGTCGCCGGTTGCCAGGTGTTGTTTCGCCGAGCTTATGGCTTGGCGTTCGGCTATGTGCCACGTGGCCCGTTGTTGGCTGGCGATCCGGCCATTGATGATCAATTAATACGGGCGTTACGATGGTTGGGTTGGCGGATGGCTGCGGTACTGATCAGATTGGAACCGAATGTGTTGCTTGATGAACCCCACGCGACAACCCTGATGGATTGGGTACACCGTCATCGCTGGCCAATAGCCGAGACGATCCAACCCCGTAGTACCATTTTGGTCGACCTCCAACCGACCGAAGAGGCGCTCTTCGCTGCTTGCTCGAAGGGTCATCGCGCCGATATTCGCCGCGCCGAGCGACTTGGCGTGACCGTGCGGGTAGGCGATGAAACTGATCTTACGACGTTTTACACTATTATGCAGGCTACCGGCAGTCGAGCGTCATTTGCTATTCATAGTCCTGCGTATTACACCGCTGCGTGGCGACTGCACCAGCCGCATGCTCGGTTGCTGATCGCCGAACACGATGGTGAGCCGGTTGCTGCTCATCTGGTCTTCGCCGATACGCGCTATGGGCGTTATCTCTACAGTGGGGCAACGGACGCCGGTTTGCGCAGTGGCGCCAATCATCTCCTTGAGTGGCATGCAATGCGTTGGGCGCGCGCGCTGGGCTGTATCGGTTACGATCTGTGGGGCATCCCCGATGCCCTTGGTCAAGCCGCCTATGCGCCTGATGAACAGACCCGTCTGGCCCTCGAACAAGCAGCCCACCATGACCCTCTAATCGGTGTCTATCGCTTCAAGAAGGGATTTGGTGGCCGAATTGTGCGTTTTGTCCCGGCATTCGATGTCGTGTTGATGCCACCACTGTACGCGCTTGCGCGGCGTGTATTGGGAGGCTAA
- the nfi gene encoding deoxyribonuclease V (cleaves DNA at apurinic or apyrimidinic sites) yields MPTIDDHDERIAAAIAEQHALRARVSLRDEFGDLRLVAGVDAGFENEGTVIRAAVVVLRFPDLAPVDYALVRQPVTFPYVPGLLAFREVPAMIAAFDRLHTEPDMVICDGHGIAHPRRCGIACHLGVLLNLPTIGCAKQRLIGRYVTPPTVRGARSPLYDGSEQIGWVLRTRADAQPVFVSPGHRVSLDRATEVVMACTTRFRLPETTRFAHRLASHGQLPLV; encoded by the coding sequence ATGCCGACGATTGATGATCACGATGAACGTATTGCGGCGGCGATTGCCGAACAGCATGCGTTACGCGCACGTGTGTCGCTTCGTGATGAATTTGGCGACCTACGTCTGGTGGCCGGTGTTGATGCCGGTTTTGAGAACGAAGGTACTGTGATCCGTGCGGCGGTCGTCGTCTTGCGCTTTCCTGATCTGGCGCCGGTCGATTACGCATTGGTACGTCAGCCGGTGACATTCCCCTATGTGCCGGGTTTGTTGGCTTTTCGGGAGGTGCCGGCGATGATTGCCGCCTTCGACCGCTTACACACCGAGCCTGATATGGTGATCTGTGATGGACACGGTATTGCCCATCCGCGGAGGTGTGGGATTGCTTGTCATCTTGGCGTGTTGCTGAATCTGCCGACTATTGGTTGTGCGAAACAGCGATTAATTGGTCGCTATGTGACACCACCGACAGTGCGGGGCGCGCGTAGCCCGTTGTACGACGGCTCAGAACAGATCGGCTGGGTCTTACGCACGCGCGCTGATGCCCAGCCGGTCTTTGTCTCGCCCGGTCATCGGGTAAGTCTCGACCGTGCCACTGAAGTGGTGATGGCTTGTACGACACGCTTCCGCCTGCCCGAAACAACTCGCTTTGCCCATCGCTTGGCGTCGCATGGTCAGTTACCGTTGGTGTGA